In the genome of Drosophila subpulchrella strain 33 F10 #4 breed RU33 chromosome 2L, RU_Dsub_v1.1 Primary Assembly, whole genome shotgun sequence, one region contains:
- the LOC119547161 gene encoding P protein: MKILSNPLRAVSSRYLDGNRLQVWRRTRTNIHDDEVHRLSDRSRKIIHITKMCILLLLWFACTFIVFVFAAEGKPQSTMVTVMPNKTVIRKVDLPNGVVRITLLGAVDWYLMRFPEEDNGEYGAGLRVECVNSDLNVSYHRSDMWNIVMNSDSTAYLEVSRNFILHEWSGGDRQAVITLTSKQDSPVSLHMLINTNPLITNMCVLYAGLLILGLYMLIIFDVIDHTFAALIIATTAIAILGLLEHRPNVHTIISYVNFESLMLLFGLMTIVDIMATTGVFEYLVVWTYRISRGRPWPLIFFLSMLTAFLSAFLNSDNMALVLTPITIRLCEEMSLRTAYVLVIMAIFADMGGALTPMGNPPNAIVTTNPAVVAEGVDFVNFVIHMLPGVMVAMFVVFAIVYVTHRKSIFVLDQHQLDLMKEKEGEKAPPSQETQDRIAKLREKPPGRYWLKPAENYPETLAGLEEGSRIRDKPLLIKCCIALSFALLCMILHSIPKVADGATLGWVVLLAAFLLIILDDKGDLNATLEIIQWTILLFIAALFVLSEAVDQLGFFEWVGDRTVMFLTSLEPQHQTAVTTMVLLWTTALLTIFIDNAAVTIFMLKFSFQMASKDDIPLPPMFWALTFGACFGGNGSLFGAVSNEIIALIALHHGYKISFWHFFVIGFPLMLVTMVIGSAYLLIAHSVLSWN; this comes from the coding sequence ATGAAAATTCTAAGTAATCCCCTTCGGGCTGTAAGTTCAAGATATCTAGACGGTAATCGCTTGCAGGTTTGGCGTCGAACCAGAACAAATATCCACGATGACGAAGTGCACAGACTCTCTGACCGCAGTAGGAAAATCATTCATATTACCAAGATGTGCATCCTGTTGCTCCTTTGGTTCGCCTGCACATTCATAGTATTCGTATTTGCCGCAGAGGGAAAACCGCAAAGTACTATGGTAACCGTGATGCCCAATAAAACGGTTATCAGAAAGGTGGATCTGCCTAATGGGGTTGTGAGAATAACTCTACTTGGAGCTGTGGACTGGTATCTCATGAGGTTTCCCGAAGAGGATAATGGTGAATATGGAGCGGGCCTACGTGTGGAGTGTGTTAACTCCGATTTGAATGTGTCCTATCACCGATCGGATATGTGGAACATAGTGATGAACAGCGATAGTACGGCGTATCTCGAGGTCTCGAGGAACTTCATTCTGCACGAATGGAGCGGTGGGGATCGTCAGGCGGTGATTACCCTTACGAGCAAGCAGGACTCCCCGGTTTCACTGCACATGCTGATCAACACCAATCCCCTGATCACCAACATGTGCGTCCTCTACGCCGGCCTCTTGATCCTCGGTCTTTATATGCTGATCATCTTCGATGTTATAGATCACACCTTTGCCGCTCTCATTATAGCCACCACCGCTATAGCGATTCTGGGTCTGCTGGAGCATCGTCCCAATGTGCATACTATAATATCCTATGTGAACTTTGAGTCCCTGATGCTGCTCTTCGGTCTGATGACGATTGTGGATATTATGGCTACGACGGGTGTTTTTGAATATCTGGTTGTTTGGACCTATAGAATTTCCAGGGGTCGTCCCTGGCCCCTAATATTTTTCCTCAGCATGTTGACTGCCTTTTTGTCTGCTTTTCTAAACAGCGATAATATGGCACTGGTCCTAACCCCCATTACCATTCGATTGTGCGAGGAGATGTCCTTGAGGACAGCCTATGTGCTGGTTATAATGGCCATATTTGCAGATATGGGGGGTGCCCTGACCCCGATGGGGAATCCACCCAATGCCATAGTGACCACCAATCCTGCTGTGGTGGCCGAAGGTGTGGATTTTGTGAACTTTGTAATCCATATGCTGCCTGGAGTAATGGTGGCCATGTTTGTGGTCTTTGCCATAGTCTATGTGACCCATAGAAAGAGTATCTTTGTGCTGGACCAACATCAGCTGGATCTGATGAAGGAGAAGGAGGGGGAGAAGGCTCCGCCCAGCCAGGAGACCCAGGATCGCATAGCTAAACTCAGGGAGAAGCCACCTGGCAGATATTGGCTCAAGCCGGCGGAGAACTATCCGGAAACCTTGGCGGGATTGGAGGAGGGCAGTCGCATCCGGGACAAGCCGCTGCTGATCAAGTGCTGCATTGCCCTGTCCTTTGCCCTGCTCTGCATGATCCTCCACTCAATTCCCAAAGTGGCCGATGGTGCCACCCTGGGCTGGGTGGTTCTGCTGGCCGCCTTCCTGCTCATCATCCTGGATGACAAGGGCGATCTGAATGCCACTCTGGAAATTATACAGTGGACCATCCTGCTCTTCATCGCCGCCCTTTTTGTTCTTTCGGAGGCCGTGGATCAGTTGGGTTTCTTCGAATGGGTTGGAGATAGGACCGTGATGTTCCTGACCAGCTTGGAGCCACAACACCAGACGGCGGTGACCACCATGGTGCTCCTTTGGACCACCGCTCTACTAACGATCTTTATTGACAACGCCGCAGTTACCATCTTTATGCTGAAGTTCAGTTTCCAGATGGCCAGCAAGGATGATATTCCATTACCGCCGATGTTTTGGGCCTTGACTTTTGGCGCCTGTTTCGGAGGAAATGGATCGCTGTTCGGGGCCGTTTCCAATGAGATCATTGCCCTGATCGCCCTTCATCATGGGTACAAGATCTCCTTCTGGCACTTCTTCGTTATAGGGTTTCCACTGATGCTGGTGACCATGGTGATCGGATCTGCCTATCTTCTCATTGCCCACTCGGTCCTAAGTTGGAACTAA